TCCGCGCCGCTACGGATCGGCTCTAGGGCTGACGTCACAATCTTAGGCACAGCGGTAACGTCGCGGCTGGCGAAAATGGCTTCCCAGCAGTTGGCGGTGCTGAAGTGGGACCCCGGTTCAGACGCCGGGTCGTGCTGATGTTGACCTGCTCTTCTGTCATCCGCCATTTCCATGATCCGGTCGCATCCATCACGCTGGATGAAACCGCGCGGCACCGCCGCCGCATGCGGATGGTCTCGGATCGGCTGGAAAACGGCTCGACAATCGCCTTCCTGCTCGATCTGCCCGAAGCAAGGCTGCTGCGCCATGGCGACGGCCTGGTGCTTGACGATGGCCGCATCATCGAAGTGCGCGCCAAACCCGAGGCGTTGATGGAAGTTCGCGCCCGCGACCCGCGGCACCTGCTGACGCTGGCCTGGCAGATCGGCAACCGTCATCTGGCAGCGGAAATTACGGAACAAACAATTCGGCTCCGGCGGGACCACGTCATCCGCGACATGCTCATTGGACTCGGCGCCAGCGTCGTTGATATCGATGCACCGTTTGACCCTGAAGGTGGCGCCTATGGTGGCGCACATGCGGGCCATCATCATGACGATGGCCATGCGCATTCGCACGGGCACAGCCATGACTGACCGGCGGGACTGGCACAGCGATCCGATCACCAGCAAGACCGTGATTGATTCAGGCTACCGCAACACGCAAAACGTGCGCCGCTTTTTCACCGCAGAGATTGGCGATCATTTCAGGTTCGATCGATCCTTCATGGCCTGGATGAAGGCGCATACAGGATCGACCATGGGCGATGCGGTCGCTGAATGGCTACGCCGCGAGGGCGGCAGATGACGGACACAAAGGCACTTTTGCGGCTGATGAGCTGGTTGTCACCGGTGTTTCCGATCGGCGGTTTTGCTTACTCCGCCGGGCTTGAGCAATCGGTTCACGCCGGCCATGTCCATGATCTTAGTACGTTGGCGGACTGGATCACCGCGCAGATCACTCACGGCGCCCTGTGGAACGACACGGTCATTCTGGTTGAAGCACATCACAGTGCCAGTGATCGACAGGCGATAAGAGAAGCGTCCGAGCTATGCCTGGCGCTATGCGTCGGGCTGGAGCGGTACAATGAGACGATCAATCAGGGCACATCCTTCATTCAGGCTGTCTCCCATTGGGTGGAGCGCGGCGCAATGCCCGACAAGTCTACTCCGCTTCCAGTGGTTGTTGGCGTGGCGGCTGGGCTTGAGCGGATTGACCTGCAACTGACCGTAAGCGCCTATCTGCACGCCTTCGTCTCCAACCAGTTGCAATGCGCCATAAGACTGTCGATTGTCGGCCAGGAAGGCGCCGCTGAGGCTCTTGCCAGCCTCGAACCCGTCATCGAGCGCGCTGTCGAACGTGCCGCTGTGGCGACACTGGACGATCTTGGCGGGGCGGCGTTCATCGCCGACATCGCCGCCATGAACCACGAAACCTTGCAACCACGGCTGTTCCTGTCATGACCATATCCAATGGCCCTCTGCGCATCGGCATCGGCGGTCCCGTCGGCTCGGGCAAGACGGCGCTGACCGCGCAATTGTGCCAGGCGATGCGCGCGCACTACTCGCTGGCCGTCATCACCAACGACATCTACACCCGCGAGGACGCCGAGGCGCTGGTGCGGATGCAGGCGCTGCCGTCAGACCGGGTGATCGGTGTTGAAACCGGGGGCTGCCCGCACACGGCGATCCGCGAGGACGCCTCGCTCAATCTGCGCGCCATCGACGCGCTCAATCAGCGTCATCCAGATCTGGATGTGATTTTCATCGAATCCGGTGGCGACAATCTCGCCGCCACCTTCTCGCCGGATCTCGCCGACCTGACCATCTATGTTATTTCGGTGTGCCAGGGCGAAGATATCCCGCGCAAGGGCGGTCCGGGGATCACCCGCTCGGATCTGCTGCTGATCAACAAGATGGATCTGGCGCCCCATGTCGGCGCCGATCTCAAAGTGATGGAGCGTGATGCCGGTACTGGCCGGGCAGGGCGGCCCTATCTGTTCACCGACATGCGCCGCGGCGCCGGTGTTGACGCAGTGGTGGCCTTCATCGAGGAAACTGGTGGGCTGGCCCGCCGTGCGGTGGCCGAATAATTCTCAGTTCCGTTGGAAATGCTTAGTCCCGCTGGAAATCCGGCAGGCTATCGAAGGCCGAGCGCAGCGCGTCGGACCAACCCTCTGAGATTTCCCGGTAGTAGGGATCGTTGGCCTCAATCCGCTTCTCGTAGCCCTTGTTGAGGCTGTCGCGTTCATAAAACTGCAAATCCAGCGGCAGTCCGACCGACAGGTTGGATTTCAGCGTTGAATCGAACGAGACATAAAGCAGCTTGGCCGCCTTCTCAAAGCTCATGTCGAGATCGAGCGCGCGCACGAGAATGGGCTTGCCGTATTTGTGCTCGCCGACCTGGAAGAACGGGTTATCATCAGTGGCCTCGATGAAATTGCCTTCCGGATAAATCAGGAACATCCGCATTTCGCCGCCGGCAATCTGGCCGCCGACAATGAAGGTGGCACTGAAGGCCGCTTCGCTCTGCAGGCCGCCATCGGTCGCAGACTTGATCACGTCGCGCACGGTTTCGCCGATCAGCCGGGCCACCTGAAACATCGACGGAACATCCATGATGTCGGGGTTGCGGTCACTGGCAGCCTTCATGTGCTCTTCCAGCATGCCGACCACGGTCTGGGTGGTCGCCAGGTTGCCTGCCGACATCAGCGTGATCAGCCGGTCACCCGGCTTGCACCAGGTGTACATCTTGCAAAACGAGGAAATATTGTCGACGCCCGCATTGGTGCGGGTGTCCGACATGAATACCATGCCTGAGTTGAGGCGTAGTCCGACGCAATAAGTCATTGTCTGAGAATCCGCCCTTCAAGCCGATGAGTCGTCTTATTGCTCTACTGTTATGTGAACTGCAAGCTGTTCTTCACCGGCGCCGATGCGGATACCTGAAATCGGCGCCGCATCCTTGTAATCCAGGCCGTAGGCAATGTGGACATAACGGTCATCGGGGGACATGTCGTTGGCCGGATCGAAGCCGACCCAACCCAAACCGTCAATATGCGCTTCCGCCCAGGCATGGCTTGCGGCCTGATCCGGCGTTTCTTCCATCATCAGATAGCCCGAGACATAGCGTGCCGGAAATCCCATCACCCGCGCGCAAGCGGCGAACGCCTGGGCATGGTCTTGGCAAACCCCTTGCCAGAAGCCAGCGCATCTTCTGCTAGTGTCTGGGTCTGGGTGGCGCCGGGCACATATTCCATGGCCTGATGCAGCGCCGTCTTCAAGGCGTGCAACTGGTCCAGTGGCGGGCCTTTTTCGATGCTGCGGGCCAGATCGCGGATCATCTTGCCGGGTTTAGTCAGTGCGGATTCGCGCTGGTACAGCCACAGCGGCATGTAGCTGTGATGCGGACCCAGTACCCCGATCTTGTCGAATGTCTCCACCACCCCGGTGGCCACCACCCGAATGGCACTTGTGTCGCGGCTGGCGCTGACCAGTTCCACGACATTGTCGAAATGGTCCTGATAATGCGCTTCCACCTGGCCGCCTTCGACATGCATCGACCATGAACTGACCGTCTGTAGCGGGCTGTTTCGCGGGGTCAGCCGCAAGCGTTGCAGCGCATAGCTGACCGGATGGGCATAGACATAATCGGTAACGTGGGAAATTTTCAGGTGCATGTCATCAGTCCTGGTCGAACCGGTAGGCATTGGCGATTTCGGCAGCAACCCGGCTGTTCTGGCTGATGAAATCCTGAAGGAATTCGTGCAGGCCCCTGTCCATAATGGCCTGAATTTCATGTTCGCGCAGCATCCCCAGCGTCGCCGCCGCGGTATCCTGCACGGGATGCCGCTTTCCGTATTCCCGCTCCAGATAGGACAGATTGGCGTTGATCTTGTCGTAGCAATAGGCCAACGAACGCGGCATACGGCCGTTCAGGATCAGAAAATCCGCAATGTTGGCGGGCTTGTAGTTGCCCTCATAAACCCAGCCATAAGCCCGATGCGCAGAGACCGATCGCAGGATCGTTTCCCATTGCACATTGTCGAGCGACGAGCCGACATAGGATGCCGCCGGCAGCAGTAGGTAGTATTTCACATCGAGAATGCGTGCCGTGTTGTCGGCGCGCTCGATAAAGGTGCCGATACGTGAAAAATTGTAACGATCGGTTCTCAGCATGGTGCCGTGGAAGGCGCCACGGATAAGACCCGTATACTGCTTGATCTTGTCGATGATCGCCGGCAATTCGGCCTCGGCGGTCTTGCGCGACAGCAGCGTCTTCATTTCCAGGTAGCACTCATTGGTCGCTTCCCAGGCTTCGCGGGTCAGCGCGGTGCGCACCATGCGGCCGTTGTTGCGTGCTGATTCGATCGCCGAAAGAACGCTTGACGGGTTGGCCTTGTCGCGCAGCAGAAAATTGACCGCATTGGCGCTGGTCACTTCCGGGTAGTTATCGCTGAAAGCCGCAAAAACGCCCGAGCTTCTAAGCACTGATGCCCATTCCTCCTCGCGGTCGTGCAGGCTGGTCAACGACATGCGCAGACCGGCGTCGATCAGGCGGGCAGTATTTTCGGCGCGCTCGATGTAGCGGAACATCCAGAACAGGCCGTTTGCGGTTCTTCCCAGCATGTTCAGTCCTCCAGCACCCAGGTGTCCTTGGTGCCTCCGCCCTGGCTGGAATTGACCACCAGCGATCCTTGCTTGATCGCCACCCGGGTCAGTCCTCCAGGGATGATCTGGATCTTGTCGGAGACGAGAACGAAGGGCCTGAGATCGACATGCCGCGGCGCGATGCCCTTCTTGACCAGGATCGGCACGGTCGACAGCGACAGCGTCGGTTGGGCGATATAGTTCGCGGGTCGAGCCTTGAGTTTGAGAGCGAACTCGGCGCATTCGCGCTTGCTGGCTGCAGGCCCCACCAACATGCCGTAGCCGCCCGATCCGTGCACTTCCTTGACCACCAGTTCGCGCAGATTGTCGAGTACATATTGCAGCGTGTCCGGCTCGGAGCAGCGATAGGTCGGCACATTTTCCAGAATCGGCTTGCGGCCGGTGTAGAACTCGATGATCTCCGGCATGTAGGAATAGATTGCCTTGTCATCGGCAATTCCGGTTCCCGGAGCATTGGCGATGGTGATGTTGCCTGCCCGGTAGACATCCATGATCCCCGGCACGCCGAGGTTGGAATCGGGGCGGAATGTCATCGGATCCAGAAAGTCGTCATCGACCCGGCGATAGAGCACGTCAATGGCTTCGAAGCCCTGGGTGGTCCGCATCGCCACCTTGCCGTTGATGACCCTGAGATCGGAGCCCTCGACCAGTTCCACGCCCATCTGATCGGCGAGATAGGCATGTTCGTAAAACGCCGAATTGAAGATGCCAGGAGTCAGCACCGCAATCCGTGGTTTGCCGTTGCAGCCGGGAGGGGCGACGGCGGCCAGGCTCTGGCGCAGCAGTTTTGGATAGTTTTCAACCGGACGTACCTTGTTGAGGTGAAACAGCTCGGGAAACATCTGCATCATGGTTTCGCGGTTTTCGAGCATGTAGGACACGCCCGAGGGGGTCCGTGCATTATCCTCGAGCACGTAGAACTGGTTCTCGCCGGTACGCACGATATCCGTGCCGATGATGTGGGTGTAGACGCCGCCGGGCGGGCGAAAGCCAATCATTTCGGGAAGAAAGGCGGCGTTGTTCTCGATCAGCTCGCGCGGCACTCGACCCGCCTTGACGATCTCCTGCTTGTGGTAGATGTCGTCAAGAAACGCATTCAACGCCACCACGCGCTGTTCGATGCCTTGGGCCAGCTTCCGCCACTCCGAGCCGGAGATGATCCGCGGCACGATGTCGAACGGGATCAGCCGTTCCGCGGAATCTTCCTTGCCGTACACAGCGAAGGTGATGCCGGTTTTCCGGAAAATGTTTTCCGCATCCCGTGATTTCTTGATCAGGTCGGAATTTTTCTGTTCGGAATACCAGTCAAAATAGCGTTGGTAGGGCGGGCGAGGCTCGGCCTCGTTGGACAGCATTTCATCAAATGGCACGTTTTTGGTGCTCCCCTTTGAAGTTCATAAGATCGCATCACAGGAAAGAAAGCAAGAACCATGCAGTATTGTCTGCTGCCAGGAAAACATGTGGTTTTTTCTTGTGTGTGTGGCCGTAAGGTCGCAGTTGCATGCGAGCCCGACTGTGACCGATTGCCACCGAAGGACATCCCGCTTGCGCATACATGCAGCCGCGACTATCGCTGCGCAATTACCTTGTTCCGCACGGGCAGGGTCGCTGGCTCGACGTTAGCAGTCCGAATTCCGGACCTGATATCCGACAAGCCTGAAGCATGGTTTCAAACAGCTGAAGAGTGCCGACCTATTGCCATAGGCCAGCGAAGCCTCAGCGCCGACGAGGACAGTTCGTGACCCTCTACCGCATCGCTCCAGCCCTGTTTGTCGTGCTCTGGTCCACCGGCTGGATAGTCGCCAAATACGCAAGCCCCTATGCAGATCCGCTGACCTTCCTGAGTCTGCGGTTCACGCTGGCAGCCATCCTGTTTGCCGTGATCACGCTTGTCAGCCGTGCGACCTGGCCGTCAACCAGAAGCGGCTGGGCGCATGCGGTCTTTTCCGGGGTTCTCCTGCATGGCATTTATCTGGCCGGCATCTGGTGGGCGATTGATCAGGGGGTGCCATCCTCGGTCTCCGGTCTGATCGCGGCACTGCAGCCGTTGATGACGGCACTGGCTGCGCCCTACATTGTCGGTGAGCGGCTGACTGGGCCGCAGAAACTTGGCGTTTTCCTAGGCTTCGTCGGTCTGGCTGTTGCGATTTTGCCAAGGCTGCTGACGCTTGATGCTGCCACGCTGCAGATCGCGCTGGTACCGCTGCTGGTCAATGTGATCGGCATGATCTCGGTGACGGCTGGTACTCTTTACCAGAAGCGTCATCTGCAAGAGGGCGATTTGAGGGCGATCGCCACCCTGCAATATGTGGGCGGCTTTCTGGTGGTGATGCCGCTTGCGCTGCTCTACGAGCCGATGCAGATCGACTGGACCCTTGAATTCGTCCTCGCTATGGGCTGGTCGGTGTTCGGTCTGTCGCTGGTGTCGATCATGCTGCTGCTCTATCTCATCCGCCGTGGTCAGGTATCCCGCGCCGCCTCGCTGACCTATCTGGTGCCGCCGGCGGTTGCCGTCGAGAGCTGGTTTCTGTTTTCCGAAAAACTGACCCTGCCGATGATCGCCGGTACCCTGATTGTTGTCATCGGGGTATGGCTTACCAACCGCAAGACCCGGCTTGTGGCCTGATCAGAAATCCGTCGCCACGCCGCCTTCGCGTTTGCGCCGGTTGACGAAATCGTCGAGTTCATCAGCGATGCCCGGATCAAGCGCAGGCGCTTCGTAATGGGCCAGTGTTTCCTTCCAGACACGGTTGGCGTGCTCGAAAGTGGTCGGTTGACCGGCCAGGCTCCAACTCTCGAAATTACGCCAGTCCGACAGGATCGGCGAGTAGAACGCGCTCTCGTAACGCGACAGCGTATGTGCGGTTCCGAAATAATGTCCGCCCGGTCCCACTTCGCTGATGGCGTCCATCGCCAGCGCGTCGGTGCTGGTGTCGAGCGGGGTGAGGAATTCCGCCACCATCTGCAGCATGTCGACGTCGAGAATGAATTTCTCGAACGAAGCTGTCAGTCCGCCCTCCATCCAGCCCGCTGCATGCATGATGAAATTGCCGCCGCCCTGGATGACGCCCCAGAGCGACATCATCGATTCATAGGCGGACTGGGCATCAAGCGTGTTGGCCGCGCAGGTGTTGGAGGTCCGGTAGGGTATCCCGTAGCGTCGCGCCAGTTGCCCGCCCGCCATCACTGCCTTCATGTATTCCGGGGTGCCAAACGCAGGCGCGCCTGATTTCATGTCTACATTGGAGGTGAAGCCGCCATAGACCACCGGAGCGCCGGGGCGCACGATCTGTGTAAACGCGATGCCCGCCAGCGCTTCGGCGTTCTGCTGCACCAGCGCACCGGCAATGGTGACCGGGGCCATGGCGCCGGCCAGGGTAAACGGCGTGATCACCACCACCTGGTTGCGCCCCGACATTTCCATAATACCCTGCAGCATCGGCGCGTCGTAGCGAAGCGGTGACGAGGCGTTGATGATGGTAAACAGCGATGGCTCCGCATCCATCTGTTCGACGCTGATGCCGCGCCCGATGCGGGCGATCTCAAGTGCATCAAGATTACGCTCCCTGCCCAGGGAATAGGCATGGAACGGCTTGTCGGTGAGTTTGACCAGATCCGAAAGGCAATCGAGGTGGCGGACCGAGGCGTGCAGATCCGTCGGCTCGACCGGATAGCCACCGGTCATGTGGATGATATCGTAGCTCTGCGCCAGCTTGATCATGTTGCGGAAGTCGGCCTGGGTGCCGGTGCGGCGACCATTGTCCTTGTCGGAGCAATAGGGGGCGGAGGCGACCTGGCCGAATGCAATGTTGCGGCCGCCAATTTCGATGTTGCGTTCGCTGTTGCGGGCATGCAGCGTAAACGGGCCGGGGGCCTTGGTGACCAGGCTCATCACCAGATCTCGATCAAACCTCACCCGTTCGCTGCCGGGTCTGACATCCGCGCCAGCCGCCTTGAGCAATTCGCGAGCCTCCGCCAGCATGAAATCCATGCCGATTTCTTCGAGCACTTTGAGCGACGCTTCGTGGATCGCGTCGAGCCCTTCTTCCGACAGAAGCAGCGAAGGCTGCTGGGTATTGAGTATCGAACGATAGCGCAGGGTCACCGGCGCCTTGCGGCCCTTGCCCCTGTCTCCACCCCGGCCGCCACCGGCTCGTCTGCGGCGTTCCGGAGCACCGGCGGTATTTTCGATCGCGGCGGGGAAAATATCATCGATGCTGCTCATGTGGGCTGCTCCCGTTCGCTTCGCGTTGTCGAGACCGGTCAGTCAACCGGCATGTGTGGCTGTTCTGGCTTCAATCCCAACGCTATGCCGGGTTTACATTTCCCGCAAGCCGGTCAAGTGCCCATAATTCAACCCTGTCCCGCAAGCGAGATCGGTTGATCCGAACAGTTTCGCAAAAGCCGCCCGGTTTAAACCGGTGATTGTTGGTTAACACTTTCTTTAAGACCGGTCTGCAATGTGAACGGGCTGGAAAAACCAATGCATACATCGACGAGGGCGGACGAGTGGGAGACGCGGGAAGCAAAGAGAGCGATGAAACGCTGGCAAACGCCTGCGCCCAGATTGCCAGCGATCCGAATCCGGCCTTCATCAAGGATTCCGAGCTTCGCTATGTCGCGGTCAATACGGCCTATGCGAAGCTGTGGGATTGCCAGTCGGCATCTTTGATTGGCCAGCAAAGTCATCAGCATTTCGATTCGGTAGAACAGAACGACCGCGATGAAAAGGAACGGCGCAGCCTGGTATTCGGCAAGGATCAGGTGGCCTTGTTTGCGCACCCGCTCAAGGGCGGCCGTTACCGGGTGCGGATTCATCGCAAACGGCAGGCCTGCGGCAAGACCTTCATTGTCGGTCATTTCGAGGCGATTGCCGGGGTCCGGTTCGAATCAGGGCAGGGACAGAACGTGTCCACGGCTCCAAGTGTCCCGAAGCCACCCGAACAGGAAGTCGCCCTGCGCGGCCATCATAAATTGCTGCATGCGGCAATCGAAACCATGATCCAACCGGTTGCTGTGCTCGACGCAGACAGAAACCTGATTGTTACAAGCCGTCATTACCATCATGCCGAGGGTCCATGGCAGGAGACGCCGTTGCCAGACGGTGGCGTTCTGCGCACCGCCGTGGCGAGCGTGGACGACGACAGTGATCGCCAAGCCGGCGACGAACAGGTCCGGCGCGATCATTCGCCCGGCAGCATGCTTGCACGGCAGGACGAAAATTCGCTGCTGGCGCGGTTAAACGAAATGTTCGACCAGATCGACGTCGGCATCGTGCTGTTCGATCCCGATGACATGCTGGTTTATCTCAACCCGGCGATGCATGCGATCACCGCGCCTGATTACAGTCTGCAGGTAGGCACATCCTTGCTGACAGTGCTCGAGACAACCTGCCCGGTCAGCGCCGAAACCGACGCTGTCGGTCGGAAGGCCTGGATAGAGCGGCGGCTGGTTGCGCATCGCCAGTTTGGCCGTGCAACTGTTGAGCAGCTTCGCAACGGTCGCTGGTTGCGCATCGTCAACCGCACGTTCGGCGATGGCTACACGCTCGGCCTGCGCGTTGATGTCACCGAACTTAAGGAACGGGAGGCCGCCCTTCAGACCCATGTCGCGCAAAACGAGTTGTTCCGTGCGATCCTTGATGAAATGCCGGTCTCCAGCTTCGTCAAGGACAAGGATTTCCGCTATACCTACGTCAACCGCGCTCATGGCCAGCTGACCGGGTTCAGCCGGGACGAGATGATCGGCAAGGACGATTTCGACATTTTCGGCGAGCAAGGGCACGAACTGCGTGAGGCCGACAGCGAGGTGATGAACGGGCAAGTGCTTGTCGAGCGCGAGGTTGAACTGACCACCGGCAGCGGAAAACGTCTTCAACTGATCGACCGCAAGATCGTCTTCACCGACCCCGGCGGACAGCGGTAT
This DNA window, taken from Hoeflea algicola, encodes the following:
- a CDS encoding proteasome-type protease, whose translation is MTYCVGLRLNSGMVFMSDTRTNAGVDNISSFCKMYTWCKPGDRLITLMSAGNLATTQTVVGMLEEHMKAASDRNPDIMDVPSMFQVARLIGETVRDVIKSATDGGLQSEAAFSATFIVGGQIAGGEMRMFLIYPEGNFIEATDDNPFFQVGEHKYGKPILVRALDLDMSFEKAAKLLYVSFDSTLKSNLSVGLPLDLQFYERDSLNKGYEKRIEANDPYYREISEGWSDALRSAFDSLPDFQRD
- a CDS encoding urease accessory protein UreE; the protein is MLTCSSVIRHFHDPVASITLDETARHRRRMRMVSDRLENGSTIAFLLDLPEARLLRHGDGLVLDDGRIIEVRAKPEALMEVRARDPRHLLTLAWQIGNRHLAAEITEQTIRLRRDHVIRDMLIGLGASVVDIDAPFDPEGGAYGGAHAGHHHDDGHAHSHGHSHD
- a CDS encoding DUF6434 domain-containing protein gives rise to the protein MTDRRDWHSDPITSKTVIDSGYRNTQNVRRFFTAEIGDHFRFDRSFMAWMKAHTGSTMGDAVAEWLRREGGR
- a CDS encoding urease accessory protein UreF, which produces MTDTKALLRLMSWLSPVFPIGGFAYSAGLEQSVHAGHVHDLSTLADWITAQITHGALWNDTVILVEAHHSASDRQAIREASELCLALCVGLERYNETINQGTSFIQAVSHWVERGAMPDKSTPLPVVVGVAAGLERIDLQLTVSAYLHAFVSNQLQCAIRLSIVGQEGAAEALASLEPVIERAVERAAVATLDDLGGAAFIADIAAMNHETLQPRLFLS
- the ureG gene encoding urease accessory protein UreG, translated to MTISNGPLRIGIGGPVGSGKTALTAQLCQAMRAHYSLAVITNDIYTREDAEALVRMQALPSDRVIGVETGGCPHTAIREDASLNLRAIDALNQRHPDLDVIFIESGGDNLAATFSPDLADLTIYVISVCQGEDIPRKGGPGITRSDLLLINKMDLAPHVGADLKVMERDAGTGRAGRPYLFTDMRRGAGVDAVVAFIEETGGLARRAVAE
- a CDS encoding DMT family transporter, which translates into the protein MTLYRIAPALFVVLWSTGWIVAKYASPYADPLTFLSLRFTLAAILFAVITLVSRATWPSTRSGWAHAVFSGVLLHGIYLAGIWWAIDQGVPSSVSGLIAALQPLMTALAAPYIVGERLTGPQKLGVFLGFVGLAVAILPRLLTLDAATLQIALVPLLVNVIGMISVTAGTLYQKRHLQEGDLRAIATLQYVGGFLVVMPLALLYEPMQIDWTLEFVLAMGWSVFGLSLVSIMLLLYLIRRGQVSRAASLTYLVPPAVAVESWFLFSEKLTLPMIAGTLIVVIGVWLTNRKTRLVA
- a CDS encoding circularly permuted type 2 ATP-grasp protein, with translation MPFDEMLSNEAEPRPPYQRYFDWYSEQKNSDLIKKSRDAENIFRKTGITFAVYGKEDSAERLIPFDIVPRIISGSEWRKLAQGIEQRVVALNAFLDDIYHKQEIVKAGRVPRELIENNAAFLPEMIGFRPPGGVYTHIIGTDIVRTGENQFYVLEDNARTPSGVSYMLENRETMMQMFPELFHLNKVRPVENYPKLLRQSLAAVAPPGCNGKPRIAVLTPGIFNSAFYEHAYLADQMGVELVEGSDLRVINGKVAMRTTQGFEAIDVLYRRVDDDFLDPMTFRPDSNLGVPGIMDVYRAGNITIANAPGTGIADDKAIYSYMPEIIEFYTGRKPILENVPTYRCSEPDTLQYVLDNLRELVVKEVHGSGGYGMLVGPAASKRECAEFALKLKARPANYIAQPTLSLSTVPILVKKGIAPRHVDLRPFVLVSDKIQIIPGGLTRVAIKQGSLVVNSSQGGGTKDTWVLED
- a CDS encoding alpha-E domain-containing protein, translating into MLGRTANGLFWMFRYIERAENTARLIDAGLRMSLTSLHDREEEWASVLRSSGVFAAFSDNYPEVTSANAVNFLLRDKANPSSVLSAIESARNNGRMVRTALTREAWEATNECYLEMKTLLSRKTAEAELPAIIDKIKQYTGLIRGAFHGTMLRTDRYNFSRIGTFIERADNTARILDVKYYLLLPAASYVGSSLDNVQWETILRSVSAHRAYGWVYEGNYKPANIADFLILNGRMPRSLAYCYDKINANLSYLEREYGKRHPVQDTAAATLGMLREHEIQAIMDRGLHEFLQDFISQNSRVAAEIANAYRFDQD
- a CDS encoding trimethylamine methyltransferase family protein, with the translated sequence MSSIDDIFPAAIENTAGAPERRRRAGGGRGGDRGKGRKAPVTLRYRSILNTQQPSLLLSEEGLDAIHEASLKVLEEIGMDFMLAEARELLKAAGADVRPGSERVRFDRDLVMSLVTKAPGPFTLHARNSERNIEIGGRNIAFGQVASAPYCSDKDNGRRTGTQADFRNMIKLAQSYDIIHMTGGYPVEPTDLHASVRHLDCLSDLVKLTDKPFHAYSLGRERNLDALEIARIGRGISVEQMDAEPSLFTIINASSPLRYDAPMLQGIMEMSGRNQVVVITPFTLAGAMAPVTIAGALVQQNAEALAGIAFTQIVRPGAPVVYGGFTSNVDMKSGAPAFGTPEYMKAVMAGGQLARRYGIPYRTSNTCAANTLDAQSAYESMMSLWGVIQGGGNFIMHAAGWMEGGLTASFEKFILDVDMLQMVAEFLTPLDTSTDALAMDAISEVGPGGHYFGTAHTLSRYESAFYSPILSDWRNFESWSLAGQPTTFEHANRVWKETLAHYEAPALDPGIADELDDFVNRRKREGGVATDF